The Acropora palmata chromosome 10, jaAcrPala1.3, whole genome shotgun sequence genome contains a region encoding:
- the LOC141894583 gene encoding uncharacterized protein LOC141894583, which translates to MSKVRLAKLRKQPNSTWALLQKRLISIPEPFETLFPAPVWNLIHSKSNALSTNAGYVSTSLITTTAFLAGTGSILRIGPQEMPLNIYSIFVGPPTTGKSQAIKECAITPTAAVARENDASGCVIQKCTSSGLVKTVAEKEKGFLLSAEIYDILYKLLKSDEENATGDVQVLCQMFSGEEASYRYATERVREIRSNTPFCILGATQAPFAARLVTILDQGHGLLDRFLITFPKCLRPTPQETEQAVEALTQSPLSSFDDIFLEIARLHASHASYTLSSEAHRILNTLNEEFIADVNEAITEGRIPPKTKKINIILWVAASLHSLIT; encoded by the coding sequence ATGTCTAAAGTGCGTCTAGCAAAGCTGAGAAAGCAGCCCAACAGCACTTGGGCCTTGCTTCAGAAGCGTTTGATTTCTATACCTGAGCCTTTTGAAACACTTTTCCCCGCACCAGTATGGAATTTAATTCACAGCAAGTCCAACGCCTTAAGCACGAATGCTGGATATGTCTCCACAAGCCTGATAACCACAACTGCATTCTTGGCTGGGACCGGTAGCATATTACGCATAGGACCGCAGGAGATGCCTTTAAACATCTACTCCATTTTTGTTGGACCGCCAACCACAGGAAAATCTCAAGCAATTAAGGAATGCGCCATCACACCAACAGCTGCAGTGGCTAGAGAGAATGATGCCAGTGGATGCGTGATTCAGAAGTGCACTTCGTCGGGTCTAGTTAAGACTGttgctgaaaaggaaaaaggattTCTCTTATCTGCCGAAATTTATGACATCCTTTACAAGTTGCTTAAATCAGATGAGGAAAACGCAACTGGCGATGTACAGGTTCTTTGTCAAATGTTTTCAGGGGAAGAGGCATCGTACCGCTACGCTACAGAACGTGTTCGAGAAATTAGATCTAATACGCCGTTTTGCATCCTCGGCGCAACACAAGCCCCGTTCGCTGCTCGCTTGGTTACCATTCTTGATCAAGGACACGGTCTGTTAGACCGGTTTTTAATAACTTTCCCTAAATGCCTCCGACCCACCCCTCAAGAAACTGAACAGGCTGTGGAGGCACTCACACAAAGTCCATTATCGAGTTTTGATGACATCTTTTTGGAAATTGCTCGTCTTCATGCTTCACATGCTTCTTACACACTGAGCAGCGAAGCCCATCGCATTCTCAACACGCTCAATGAAGAATTTATAGCAGATGTCAATGAAGCGATAACAGAGGGTCGCATACCgccgaaaacaaaaaagatcaaCATTATTCTTTGGGTTGCAGCTTCACTACACTCTTTAATCACGTAA
- the LOC141895052 gene encoding G2/M phase-specific E3 ubiquitin-protein ligase-like, protein MSIVHGGPGPRCFGPPLYDALTKGATQANVCLEDVYDFDLRNSLQAIKNTTSVQEAHKLISDHNVETILELAGTLQIVSKQEDILNLVDKTAHWFVIERVHAAFERFKEGLAQLGVLRALAENYKKFEEVFCYSEVTLTAELFGCLFSVNYSETGSNNRQLEGLVLSRWDDFLQDVEEKTVELTFSDTVFIHL, encoded by the coding sequence ATGTCCATAGTTCATGGTGGTCCTGGACCAAGATGCTTCGGTCCTCCTTTGTATGATGCATTGACAAAAGGAGCTACACAAGCAAATGTCTGTCTTGAGGATGTTTATGATTTTGACCTCAGAAATTCTCTGCAGGCTATCAAGAATACCACATCTGTTCAAGAGGCTCACAAGCTAATCTCAGATCATAATGTAGAAACAATCTTAGAGCTTGCAGGAACCCTCCAGATTGTATCAAAGCAGGAAGACATTTTAAATCTTGTTGACAAGACTGCTCATTGGTTTGTAATTGAGAGGGTCCATGCAGCATTTGAGCGATTTAAAGAAGGGCTAGCCCAACTAGGTGTCCTTCGAGCTCTGGCAGaaaattacaagaaatttGAAGAAGTTTTCTGTTATTCTGAAGTAACACTAACTGCAGAATTATTTGGCTGTCTTTTTTCTGTCAATTATAGTGAAACTGGTTCAAATAATCGGCAACTTGAAGGGCTAGTGTTGTCACGGTGGGATGATTTCTTACAAGATGTTGAAGAAAAAACAGTAGAATTGACCTTTAGCGataccgtatttattcacttataa